Proteins encoded together in one Bombyx mori chromosome 24, ASM3026992v2 window:
- the LOC101735771 gene encoding peroxynitrite isomerase THAP4, translating to MSKIHEALAPISWLEGRWSTTDGRGYYPNIPDFTYHEDLEFLCIGQPMYNFLSTSRHPEKQTPMHQERGFLRIKPGTNELSFVVSHNFGLTSLEEGLCETETHQVILETVNLSRISFAKPPFVKKIKRVFKLLSDDHLEATLYMETDTTPMSEHLKAVYKKIQ from the exons ATGTCGAAGATTCATGAAGCTTTGGCGCCCATTTCCTGGTTGGAAGGCCGTTGGTCCACAACTGATGGCAGAGGATATTATCCGAACATACCAGACTTTACATATCATGAAGACTTGGAGTTTCTCTGCATTG GACAGCCCATGTACAATTTCCTATCGACGTCAAGGCACCCTGAAAAGCAGACGCCGATGCATCAGGAACGAGGCTTCCTTCGCATCAAGCCTGGGACAAATGAGCTGTCTTTCGTCGTGAGCCACAACTTTGGCCTGACTTCACTCGAAGAGGGACTGTGTGAGACAGAGACACATCAAGTAATTTTAGAAACAGTTAATTTATCTAGAATTTCATTTGCTAAACCACCCtttgtgaaaaaaattaagaggGTTTTCAAACTACTGAGTGATGATCACTTGGAAGCAACATTGTATATGGAAACTGATACTACACCAATGAGTGAACATTTGAAAgcagtttacaaaaaaattcaatag